Genomic DNA from Bacteroidota bacterium:
CCATTCGCGCCCCGAACAACCAATCTCTTCGTACACCCGAATACTCCACGCTCACATCAGATAAACCAAATTCGAATAACAACGGTGCCGCTTCGCTCACGCTCGGGTTGATTGAGCTGTTCTTGAGATTCTCAAGAATACTTCCTTCGATATACCACGATGATTCCTTGGGAAGAACTGAGATTTCTATTTCCGTCACGTCCCGCAAATCGGCATCACGCAACACACGTCCCGCAATGTTTCCAGCCAGGTTTCTTACAACATCAAGATTCGTCAACAGCTTTTCCTCGTCTGAACCCTCTTGTGCACGCACAGTACACACCGCGACAACAGCAATCAGGACAAGGAGAATCACATTCTTCGCCCCCGAACATGCCCTCCGGAGGAGGGATATTCGGTGCGAAGCATGCCAGCTCCAAGGGTGAGGCTCCGAATCTAAGAACACAATTAAGGCCTGGTTTGATTCAAATGTGATACCAAGGTACGGAAATTCGGCCGGAGTTTCAAGAAGACTGTCAATTCCCGACTCTAAACCGTGTCAGGACTTTGAATGAATGCGCGTCAGTTCACTGATGGCAAGCTCAATTTCGTCATCAAGGAAATGTCGGGAAAAGCGTCTTGCCCGCCGAATCGCGTTTCCATCAATCGTGGAAACAATCAAATCTTCATCGAAGAATTTCGCCTGCACATCAACTTCACCGTCCGGCCCCACTACCGAAGAACCGCCCCAGAAGTTGATTCCATCTTCATACCCGGTTCTGTTGCAAAAGGCAAGGTAGGTAGTGAGGAGGCGTGCGTATGCTTTGTGGTTTTCGGAATTCACGCGTGCCGTTTGAAGCTCACGTGCATCTCCGCCAAGGCGCGTCGGACTTGCGACAAGGGTAATGATAAGGTCTGCCCCATCCTGCGCAAGAATGTACGGCAGCGAAGGATGCCAGAGATCTTCACAGATCAAGACGCCGATTCGTCCATTGTTCGAATTGAATGCTCGTACCGATCTGCCGCGGTTGAAATAGCGCATCTCCTCGAACATCCCGTAAGTCGGTGGATAGGTTTTCCGATGGACAGATTGGACGGCTCCATCCTCCAACAAGAATGCTGAATTGTAGATTGCAAACGAGTTGCTCTCCTCGACTCCCCCGGCAATGATCGAGATGGTTCTACTCATTTCCAATAACGGAGAAAGCGCGGTGGTCTCACGAGCAGGATTAATAGCCAGTTCCCAATTCATGTCCTTGATCGTGTAGCCCGTAAGACTCAACTCGGGAAAGACTACAAGGGAGGCTCCGGCATCTTTCGCGCGTTGACAATACTCCAGATGTTTCTCGACGTTTTTCCTGATATCGCCGAGAACGGGGTCTATCTGAGCCAGAGCCAGCTTGAATGTCATGATGGGGACCGGGGGTGATAAAGGCTATTCACGTCTCAACCGTCGGACAAGTCGAACATCCGTATATCTTTGATATACGGAATGGTCTTGTCGGTTTCAAATGTTTCAGTTTTCAATTTTCTTTTCGATACGCTGCAGGTTGTGCGAATGATGGTAAGATAGGTTTTGAGATTATCTTCTTCGTGCTTCTTGTGCAGGTCTGTAATTAGCGTACCCATCTCGTCAAGCGGCAGGCGGAGTTCGTCAGTGATCTGCAGAACAAGTTCTCTGATAGCCTCGAGCCTCTTCTGCGAAATTTCCAAGCCGTGAGCTGCTCGCGAAGTTTTTGACGCTCAATAACGTTGAGAATCGTCTTGGGGAGAACCGGTGTCGAGATTTCCTCTTTCACAAGATAATCTTCGATACCGAGTTTCGTAACTTCAACCACAAGAGTCAAAATCCTTGTTCACAGTCAGAAAGACAATTGGAGTCACGAGGACCTTGCTTGTCGTGCAACAGGCGTGTGATTTCAAGCCCGTTCTGACCCGGCAGGAAGTAGTCCATCAGAATCATGATACGCAGGGTTTCATCGAGCTCAGTCGCGCTGGCGCCGTTCTCCTTCCATGTAACAAGAAACTGGTCGGGCTCATGTTTTCGTAGAAACACGTCAACGAGTTTGGCAAAATCAGGATTGTCTTCAATCAGAAGTACGCGTATGGCGGTCTGTTGTTCCATGTGAGAGGATGCTTAAGCTGGTTTCTTCACACTGAAGTAAAACGTTGACCCAACACCCGGCGTTGAATCAAGCCAGATGCGGCCTCCTTCACGCTCGACAATTCTCTTCGCTATCGTGAGGCCCGCGCCCGTTCCGCGGAATTCTTCGCTTCGTTTCAGACGTTGGAATATTGTAAAAATGCGCTCGAAATATTGGGGTTCAATTCCGATGCCGTTATCTGCAACGGAGAATACAAACTCGTCGTCGGTTTCGCTGACACTAATGTCGATTTTCGGAAGAGGTTTGTCGCAGAACTTCATCGCATTTGAAATCAGTTCCCGGAACACCATGCTCAGCCGCGTGCGCTTGTAACGGGCAAACAGGCATGTTCTCCGCGACCTGAACTGTGAGATTCTTCTCACGAAGAGAGAACTGGAGATCGTAAAGGATTTCATCAATAATCGTTCGCACGGATACGACCTCGATTTCATCTGTCATCCGGCCCAAGCGAGACAGTGTCAGGAGATCATCGATGAGATTCTTCATCCTCGATGTCGAGTGGACAATCGCCCCGAGATACTCCTTTCCTTCGGCATCAAGTTTCTCCCTGTAGTCTTTCATGACGATCTTGCTGTACCCCTCAATGCTGATCAGCGGTTCCTTCAAATCGTGCGAAACAACGTACGTGAAATCGTCCAGCTCTTTGTTCCTGGTCTCGATTTCAGACGATTTCCTCAGAGTATCCTCGTACAGCAACGCCTTACCAATTGCAACACCCGTCAAATTAGCTATACTTTCCAAGAGACGCAAGTGATTGGTTTTATAGAAGTTACGCCCGGATGAGATGATTGAAATAATGCCAATCACCTTCTGATCCGACTTGAGTGGAACAGCGAGAATCGAGTCAGTATTCTCGGAGGTGGTGCTCCCGAGGAAACCCTTCCCGTCGGAAATGACCTCTTGATAAATCGTGTTCGGCCATTCTGCCAATGCCCTTATCTTCATTCCTGCGGGGTAAAATTCTTCCACGCCATTCACAACCCGCGCCACGAGGGAGAGCGTTTTCTCGTCAGGAAGATACGCCTGGTAATAGAATCGTTCCGAAGGCAGCGCCTCTTGCGTTTCACTGTACACGACCCGTATCATCGATTTCAGATCGAGAACTCCGGTCAGGCCCTTGCCGAGTTCGTACAATGTGGTAAGGGTTTTCACCTGCTGCTGAACCTCCTCATACAATTGAGCATTGTCGACAGCACCGCCGATCTGATTTCCAATCAGAAGGAGAAGCTGCTGTTCGCTTTCGCTGAAGGCATGCGCTTTCGAGAAATTGATCATGAACGCGCCAAGTATCTTCTCCTTTGATTGCAATGGAATAACCGCCGAGCTTTGGAGCCCGAGTATCGCATTCAAGCGTTTGCCCACTTCAGTGAGCCGGTCTTCTTGATGAAGTCCATCTTCGATGTAGATGGGCTTTCCGGAAGTGATCACGATGCCGGTAAGGGATTTGTCAATCGACAACGTTTGCAGCGCTCTCGCATACTCATCGGGAATGCCCCAGTGCTGTGTGAGGACCAGCTGCCCTTTGGATTCATCCAGCAAATAGAAGGCAACCATGTGTGCGTCAAAAATGCTCCTTCAGTTGATCCCACCGCCACACGAAGAACGGCCTCCACTTCCAGAGACATATTTATGGATGTGGTAATAGCATTGACGGCAACGAGTTCCTTGTTCAGGCGCTTCAATTCCGCTTCCGTTCTGTTGATGTTGCTGATATCCGTATGCGTGAACACCAGCGCAACAACTCTCTCTCCAATCACCATCGGGTTGACAACCATATGGTACACAAGAGGTTGGGCTACCCCCGGGATTGAAATATCGCGGGCGTAGTATTCAATTCGCCGCGCAAACAGATCATCCATAACCGTCTTGTAGTGTTCCCACCTCGAGTTTTCCGGAACGATCACGCGCAACGATTGACCAACAATTGTTTCTCGTCTGCCAGCTCATCTAACCCCAACCGGATCATGAAGTCGCTCCACGCCTTGTTTTACTTCTGTAATCCGGTATTGCCCGGATCGACGGTGTAAACGACATTGTCAATAGAGGATTGAAGATTACATTTAAAGTAGGTCGGAGTCATTCTCAACCTGTCTGAACAATCGTACACGTTGAATGA
This window encodes:
- a CDS encoding acyltransferase; this translates as MTFKLALAQIDPVLGDIRKNVEKHLEYCQRAKDAGASLVVFPELSLTGYTIKDMNWELAINPARETTALSPLLEMSRTISIIAGGVEESNSFAIYNSAFLLEDGAVQSVHRKTYPPTYGMFEEMRYFNRGRSVRAFNSNNGRIGVLICEDLWHPSLPYILAQDGADLIITLVASPTRLGGDARELQTARVNSENHKAYARLLTTYLAFCNRTGYEDGINFWGGSSVVGPDGEVDVQAKFFDEDLIVSTIDGNAIRRARRFSRHFLDDEIELAISELTRIHSKS
- a CDS encoding GAF domain-containing protein — translated: MVAFYLLDESKGQLVLTQHWGIPDEYARALQTLSIDKSLTGIVITSGKPIYIEDGLHQEDRLTEVGKRLNAILGLQSSAVIPLQSKEKILGAFMINFSKAHAFSESEQQLLLLIGNQIGGAVDNAQLYEEVQQQVKTLTTLYELGKGLTGVLDLKSMIRVVYSETQEALPSERFYYQAYLPDEKTLSLVARVVNGVEEFYPAGMKIRALAEWPNTIYQEVISDGKGFLGSTTSENTDSILAVPLKSDQKVIGIISIISSGRNFYKTNHLRLLESIANLTGVAIGKALLYEDTLRKSSEIETRNKELDDFTYVVSHDLKEPLISIEGYSKIVMKDYREKLDAEGKEYLGAIVHSTSRMKNLIDDLLTLSRLGRMTDEIEVVSVRTIIDEILYDLQFSLREKNLTVQVAENMPVCPLQAHAAEHGVPGTDFKCDEVLRQTSSENRH